The stretch of DNA GCGGCGCGCGAGACCGGCGCGGCGGCCGCCGCGAGCCCCCTGGACCGGGCCCTGCCGGCGGTCCTGGGCGCCCTGCTGCCGCTGACCGCGCTCGGCATCTACGCCTGGCTGGGCAGCCCGGCGGCGACCGGGCCCGCCGCCGGCCCCGTCGCCGAGCGGGCGGCGCCCGGGGCCGAGCAGGGCAACCTGCCCGACATCGAGACCATGATCACCCGCCTCAAGGGCCGCCTGGCCGAGCAGCCCAACGACATCGATGGCTGGATCACCCTGGGCCAGACCTACATGGCGACCGGCCGCTTCCGGGACGCGGTCGGCGCCTTTGACCGGGCCCTGGAAATCCGCGCGGACCTGCCCTTCGTCAACGCCGCGCGCGGCGAGGCCCTGGTCTTCGCCGCCGAGGGCCGGATCCCGCCCGAGGCGCGGGCCGCCTTCGAGAAGACGCTGGAGGGCGACCCGGGCGAGCCGCGGGCGCGCTTCTACCTGGCCATGGCGGCGGAGCAGGACGGCGAGCCGCGCAAGGCCCTGGACGGCCTGGTCGCGCTGCTGTCCGACGCGCCCCCGGGCGCCGAATGGGCCGAGGCCGTGCGCCGCCGCGCCACGGCCCTGGCCGAGGAGCTCGGCGAGGATCCGGCGGCGGTGCTGCCGGCGGCACCGGTGGTGGCCGCGGCGCCGGGCGGCTCCGCGGCCGAGACCGCGGCGGACCCGGCCGAGCTGGCCGCGAAGCTGGCCGAGAACCCCAAGGACTACCAGGGCTGGATCGCGCTCGCCCGGCTGCGCGCCGCGGCCGGCGACGAAGACGGCGCCCGGGCCGCGCTGCAGAGCGGCGCCGAGGCCTATCCGGGCGCGCCCTTTGTCCAGCAGCAGTTCCAGCAGGCCGCCGCCGAGCTCGGCCTGGAGAACGGCGCAAGCGCGCCGCGCGGGCCGACGGCGGCGGACATCAGCGCGGCCAAGGAGATGAGCAGCGAAGACCAGCAGGCGATGATCCGCGGCATGGTCGAGGGCCTCGCCGAACGCCTGGAGCAGGAACCGGAGGACCTCGAGGGCTGGCGTATGCTGGCGCGCTCCTACGGGGTGCTGGGCGAGGCCGAGAAGGCGGCCGAGGTCCACCAGAAGATCATCGCCCTGAGGCCCGAGGACGTC from Kiloniellales bacterium encodes:
- the ccmI gene encoding c-type cytochrome biogenesis protein CcmI, with protein sequence MLLWFVFAGMALAVAGLLVWAFLRQPAAPGPRADYELEVCRAQLRELERDLERGVVTGDEAEAAKLEIQRRMLAADAARETGAAAAASPLDRALPAVLGALLPLTALGIYAWLGSPAATGPAAGPVAERAAPGAEQGNLPDIETMITRLKGRLAEQPNDIDGWITLGQTYMATGRFRDAVGAFDRALEIRADLPFVNAARGEALVFAAEGRIPPEARAAFEKTLEGDPGEPRARFYLAMAAEQDGEPRKALDGLVALLSDAPPGAEWAEAVRRRATALAEELGEDPAAVLPAAPVVAAAPGGSAAETAADPAELAAKLAENPKDYQGWIALARLRAAAGDEDGARAALQSGAEAYPGAPFVQQQFQQAAAELGLENGASAPRGPTAADISAAKEMSSEDQQAMIRGMVEGLAERLEQEPEDLEGWRMLARSYGVLGEAEKAAEVHQKIIALRPEDVEARVAYAEALIAAGNPTAPPPPEAVAALEQALELDAANPDALFHLGEAARRKGDATSAGIYWQRLLKQLPPGTDERAWLQQRIDSLPKGE